The following DNA comes from Lentibacillus sp. Marseille-P4043.
AATGTTTCATATTTAGAATCAAAGCTATCGTAACGATAAGAGTGCTCACGAAAACAGGTCGGTGCGAAGTATTTGTCATAACCAAGGAGTTCTCCTTCGTTTCGCTTGTTGTATGCAATCACAGATTGTTGCCCCATTCGATGTACTTGTTCATATATTGGTTCATAATCATACCCAGCATCCATTGTTTGATAACGTAAAGACAGCTGAGGAAAGCGTTCATTAAGCCCTTTAAGTAATGGGATAGCTGCTTTTCCATCATTTAGGCTGCCTGATGAAAAGAGAGAATCCAAAATGTATTGACTTGATGTGCCAACGACTAAGTGCGCCTTGTAGCCAAACCAAAATACATTCTTTCCTTCCGAATTCTTTTTCACGCCCCATTTAGGGTCTTGAGGAACTTCGGGACGTAGCTCAGCTAGAGGAACGTCTAATTGTGCTTCTATTTTCTTTTCATACAAAGGCAAGTTAGCTTCCTTTTCGGCTTCGTCTTTTAGCCATTGTTCACGTTCTTCTTTCGATTTGCGGCCACGTTTTTTAGGCTTGGACCTTGGCTTTTCTTCTTTTGGCGGTGCTTGATCTCGAGCTTCGAAATGGCAGGCATCAGTGGCGGCAGTGTCATCTGTAATAAAACCTTCTTCAATAGCTTGACGTACAATATTTTCCTTTTCAGTTTCTAATATGTCACACTCCATCAATTTCGTTACGAGCCGAGAATAAGAGGCCTCTGAAGGAACGGAGTCTGATACAAGGAAACCACAATTCAATTTAAAGGCAATATCATCACGAAGACGTTTAATTAGATCCTTTATCGTTGGGATTCGTTCCACATATCTCACCGCAAAGGAAATAATCATGGCTGCATAGTTCAATTCTTCTGGCGCACCTAGTCGTGATTTCTTAGTTACTTTGTGATAGATCTTATCCAAATCTATCGCTGAAATAACTGCTTCATATTTTTGGGTGGGTTCCATGTCGTATAATTCTTGGATGCCAAATAAGCTGGGTTGTCGTATAATGGTCAAAGGGAGCACTCCTTCTGTCTTTTTTGGTTGTTTTAGTCAACTACCATTATACAAGATTTGGGGAGGTGCTTCCTTTTTCATGTCTCAGACTCATTGGGAGACAAGGGCTAAGAATTATGAAATTCATTCCAGTATATAAAAAATTATAAATATAATTCTTTACATACCGTCTTTCATAAGGGAATGACTTTAGTGATAAATAACTTTCCACTATTAGATTTTCTTTGAGAGCTTCATTTCGAGGAACATTTGTTGTATACTCCACTTTATATTGGTTGAAATCCCTTCTCGACCTTATGTCGTTTGGATTTTTCAACACCATTTCAGACTTTTCTATCGCTTTTATAATGGAACTTTTTAACTCCTTTCTATCTGCGTTTGATGGTTTATCTTCCACTTTGATATTTATATCAATATCTTCTGAAAAGCGGTTAATTACACCAAAGCATTTTGAAAGCGAGGTACCCCCTTTAAAAATTATTTCCGGTGACTCCTCGCTTATATTTTTAAGTAACAGTGAAACGAAATAATCCTTATCAATAAATTACTCGGGTAAACCCATTTCTTCAGCAACTACTTCAACAATTTCTTGGTAAACTGCACTATCTTTGTGTAAGTTCATTGTATAACTCGCTTCCCATAAGGATTTTAGATGTTTTAGAGGGGTAATTTTCTAAGTAGGCATTTAAATTTTCTCCCGTTACATTAATACCCTTAAGATATTTCAAGATATTCTTAGTGGCAGATGAAATAGGAACTGCACTTAACCTTTCAAAATTAGTTAAAAGGTCTAATACCTGTAAGATTTTGTAATTATCATTATTTATATCAACACGTGGTTTTCTTAGAGTGACTTTTCTTTTATTGTAATTTACAACTCTAATTGATCTTTTTTCAGCCTTGGTTACAAGCTCAATAGTTACAGGATTTTGTGTAGTTAAATTTAGCATATTAGAAAAGGATAACCCTGTTTCATATCCAATTCGCTCATTATTTTTAAACAAATACTTTTTATCGATTATCTTACTGACACTTAACGTATTTTTTTTAAGAAGAGAGTTTGGATCCGGGATGAAAAAAATGCCCTTGCTGTTATCGTAACGACATATTTTACCTTTATCAACTAATCTTTTTAGTGATTGTCTAAGAGCATTAGGACTTAAATCAACATCTTTTAATAAATCTTTTGAGAAGATTGGTTCATTGTAACCTATCCTAGACACTAAAAATTGGTATAAATCCATTGTTAACACCTCCTAATCACATTGTAACACATTTTTATAAAAAATATTAAAAAACGTGACATTATTTCAGTGAAAAATAATAAATTAGCGTGCCAGAAACAAAATGATAACGCACCAGCAGCATAAATAAAACAATCAGTTAAACCATGGTTATAAGGCTTGGTCTTTTGTGAGATTAACGCTCCTACAATGGTAAAAGTTGTCATAAATGAAAAGGTGATTAAGATCAGTATTTAAACACAACATAACGAAGGACTTTTTATTACAATAATATTCCTGGTTCATGATTCCCTCCTTTGCTCATAAACTATAAAAAGCACAATTGGAGGGATCATATTGACGACGGAAACAAAGGCGCTCACACGTGCGATTGATGAAATCACGGAAATTGCATCTGAATTTGGCCTTGATTTTTATCCAATGCGTTATGAAATTTGCCCTGCTGATATTATTTATACATTTGGTGCATATGGTATGCCAACTCGATTTAGTCACTGGAGTTTTGGCAAACAGTTTCATAAAATGAAGCTTTATTATGATCTTGGCTTGAGTCAGATATACGAGCTTGTTATTAATTCCAATCCTTGCTATGCCTTCTTACTTGATACGAATAGCCTCATTCAAAATAAATTAATTATTGCCCATGTACTTGCCCATTGCGATTTTTTCAAAAACAATGCGCGTTTTTCCAATACAAGAAGAGATATGGTGGAGAGTATGACAGCAACGGCAGAGCGAATTGAAAGCTATGAAATGATATATGGCAAGGATGAAGTAGAACATTTTTTGGATGCTGTGCTATCCATTCAGGAACATATTGACCCATCGATTGTTAGGCCAAAATTGACCCCTTATGAGACCGATGAAAAGGAAGAAACATCAAAAACGGTGGCAAAAACACCGTACGATGATTTATGGGACTTGGATAAGAAAGAAGCTGATCAAGAGTCTAAGCCAGACAAAACAAAGAAGAAGTTTCCGCCACAGCCGGAAAAGGATCTTTTGCTATTTATTGAAGAGTACAGTCGGGAACTGGAGGACTGGCAACGTGATATTTTAACGATGATGCGTGAGGAAATGCTCTATTTCTGGCCACAGCTGGAGACAAAAATCATGAACGAAGGCTGGGCTTCGTATTGGCATCAGCGGATTTTACGGGAAATGGATTTAACAACAAATGAAACGGTTGAATTCGCCACATTGAACGCAGGGGTTGTGCAGCCATCAAAGACACAAATCAATCCGTATTACCTTGGTGTGAAAATGTTTGAGGACATTGAGGAACGTTATAATAATCCGACAGAGGAAATGCAAC
Coding sequences within:
- a CDS encoding DUF6088 family protein, which produces MDLYQFLVSRIGYNEPIFSKDLLKDVDLSPNALRQSLKRLVDKGKICRYDNSKGIFFIPDPNSLLKKNTLSVSKIIDKKYLFKNNERIGYETGLSFSNMLNLTTQNPVTIELVTKAEKRSIRVVNYNKRKVTLRKPRVDINNDNYKILQVLDLLTNFERLSAVPISSATKNILKYLKGINVTGENLNAYLENYPSKTSKILMGSELYNELTQR
- a CDS encoding IS1182 family transposase — protein: MTIIRQPSLFGIQELYDMEPTQKYEAVISAIDLDKIYHKVTKKSRLGAPEELNYAAMIISFAVRYVERIPTIKDLIKRLRDDIAFKLNCGFLVSDSVPSEASYSRLVTKLMECDILETEKENIVRQAIEEGFITDDTAATDACHFEARDQAPPKEEKPRSKPKKRGRKSKEEREQWLKDEAEKEANLPLYEKKIEAQLDVPLAELRPEVPQDPKWGVKKNSEGKNVFWFGYKAHLVVGTSSQYILDSLFSSGSLNDGKAAIPLLKGLNERFPQLSLRYQTMDAGYDYEPIYEQVHRMGQQSVIAYNKRNEGELLGYDKYFAPTCFREHSYRYDSFDSKYETLKYTRPKECSDCPLANEGICQKVYKVKITQDLRKYTAPARGSQAWKNIFKRRTAVERVNAYLKEFFQLNNVRYRTGKRAKIHFDMVTLIYNASKLAADRINAQLNQQQVA
- a CDS encoding nucleotidyl transferase AbiEii/AbiGii toxin family protein → MDKDYFVSLLLKNISEESPEIIFKGGTSLSKCFGVINRFSEDIDINIKVEDKPSNADRKELKSSIIKAIEKSEMVLKNPNDIRSRRDFNQYKVEYTTNVPRNEALKENLIVESYLSLKSFPYERRYVKNYIYNFLYTGMNFIILSPCLPMSLRHEKGSTSPNLV
- a CDS encoding SpoVR family protein is translated as MTTETKALTRAIDEITEIASEFGLDFYPMRYEICPADIIYTFGAYGMPTRFSHWSFGKQFHKMKLYYDLGLSQIYELVINSNPCYAFLLDTNSLIQNKLIIAHVLAHCDFFKNNARFSNTRRDMVESMTATAERIESYEMIYGKDEVEHFLDAVLSIQEHIDPSIVRPKLTPYETDEKEETSKTVAKTPYDDLWDLDKKEADQESKPDKTKKKFPPQPEKDLLLFIEEYSRELEDWQRDILTMMREEMLYFWPQLETKIMNEGWASYWHQRILREMDLTTNETVEFATLNAGVVQPSKTQINPYYLGVKMFEDIEERYNNPTEEMQRFGVKPGSGREKMFEVREIESDISFIRNYLTKELVQREDMYLFEKKGSNYQITEKDYEQVRDQLISIRVNGGFPYISVENGDYLKNGDLYLVHGYEGIELDLHYLENVLPYIYQLWGRTVYLETYVEDKQILYSYDGNKIHRRYM